In Desulfosporosinus youngiae DSM 17734, the genomic stretch AGATATACTTTCGATAGTCCTGATCCTCAACCAGGTAAACCGATAACCCTGCTCTATTATCTAACCCGAATAGTTTATGTTGAGTGGGATTACGTAAATCAGCGTCAATAATCAGCACAGATTTTCCGGATTGAGCTATACTAACCGCGAGATTAGCGACGGTATGAGATTTCCCCTCCCTAGGGCCTGAGCTTGTGACGACTATTTTCTGAGTGTCTGAATCCACACTCGTAAACTGAACATTTGTTCTAAGCGACCGATAGGCCTCTGAGATTGGAGATTTTGTTTGCTCAAAGGTGATTAACGAATAGACCAATGAAATCGTCCCCCCTCGCTCTTATTTTCCCATTTCATAGTCTGGAATGATTCCCAGTACTGGAATCCCTAAAAGCTTCTCAACATCACTCGAAGTCTTTACCGTGTTATCCATATATTCCAACAAGAAGACCAAGCCAAGGGAAACCATAAGGCCGGCAATAAAGGCAATCAATATGTTCAGCAATTTATTAGGCTTAATGGGCTTATCCGGAATCACTGCAGTATCCACAATACTTACACTGTCAACTTTTTTAATTTCAATGACAGCCTTAGAAAACTCTTGCGCCATTGTGTTGGCTATCGAGGCTGCCAGCTCAGAGTTTGTATTGCTCACCTGGATTTCCAGGATTTCTGTCGTCTTCACCTGATTTATGGAGATCAGACGATCGAGTCCTTCAACCGTCAGCTCTAAATCCAGTTCTTCGATCACTTTTTCTTCGACGGTACGACTTTGGGCGATCAGGGCATAGGTTTTGGCAAGTTGTTGGTTCGCTTGAAGTACATTATTATCGAGCATTTTGACTGCCTCTTGGCCGGACTCTGCAGCTTTCTTTCCCACAATCAAGGTGGTTGAAGCTTGGTAAACCGGTTTTATGACAAAAAAGCTAATCACTCCACTGGTGAGTGCCGCGATGAGTGGCAAAGCCACCACGATGATCCATCGTTTTCGCAGCACACCCCAATACTGCCTTAAATCTACTTTCTCTTCCATGTCAACCTCCTAAATCAGTCCCGCAAAACCCCAAACATTGTTTCAAAATTCATTATAGAATTGCTCCGGTCTTTTTACATCCGTATAAACTACAGGCAAATAAAAAAGGAACCCGGTGGTTCCTACAGGTTCTGCGACAACCTCTGCCTAGAGCTTTATGGTCGTGGATAGACTTCCAAAGACACTACCATCTTTTAGAAATTTCCCTTGAATTTCAACACTCTTGCTGTAAAACCTTCTAAAGGTTCTTAAGCTAATTCCATCTCCGCCTTGGGTTCCCGGTATTAAGTCATCGAGGTTTACCCAGGTGGGCTGTCCTCCTGACAGAGGAATTGTTTTATCGGTCATATTCAATTTTAAGTCACATGACTCGTCAACGGTGATACTAAATCCAGTCACTTGAGTCGTATCCGGAGCACCACTGAGGTCAAAG encodes the following:
- a CDS encoding YveK family protein, which translates into the protein MEEKVDLRQYWGVLRKRWIIVVALPLIAALTSGVISFFVIKPVYQASTTLIVGKKAAESGQEAVKMLDNNVLQANQQLAKTYALIAQSRTVEEKVIEELDLELTVEGLDRLISINQVKTTEILEIQVSNTNSELAASIANTMAQEFSKAVIEIKKVDSVSIVDTAVIPDKPIKPNKLLNILIAFIAGLMVSLGLVFLLEYMDNTVKTSSDVEKLLGIPVLGIIPDYEMGK